Proteins from a single region of Hordeum vulgare subsp. vulgare chromosome 6H, MorexV3_pseudomolecules_assembly, whole genome shotgun sequence:
- the LOC123401875 gene encoding aspartyl protease APCB1-like, with protein sequence MPMPSPSPSPPPPPEPPQLHGVVIITLPPPDQPSKGKTITAFTYTDEPGAGAPSPPHPHRGPPMAAAGREARRSRRAGSPRRAAAMVLALGALALAAYYSFYSDVAVQFLGMEEEEAQRERNETKSFLFQLYPKAHQGRGLREFGDIKLAAKRVDDGGRKVTKKLDVKGAASAGTNSTVLLPIKGNVFPDGQYYTSIFVGNPPRPYFLDVDTGSDLTWIQCDAPCTNCAKGPHPLYKPAKEKIVPPRDSLCQELQGDQNYCETCKQCDYEIEYADRSSSMGVLAKDDMHLIATNGGREKLDFVFGCAYDQQGQLLSSPAKTDGILGLSSAAISLPSQLASKGIISNVFGHCITRETNGGGYMFLGDDYVPRWGMTWAPIRGGPDNLYHTEAQKVNYGDQELHAGNSVQVIFDSGSSYTYLPEEMYKNLIDAIKEDSPSFVQDSSDTTLPLCWKADFSVRSFFKPLNLHFGRRWFVVPKTFTIVPDDYLIISDKGNVCLGLLNGTEINHGSTIIVGDVSLRGKLVVYDNERRQIGWANSECTKPQSQKGFPFFL encoded by the exons ATGCCgatgccgtcgccgtcgccgtcgccccctccTCCGCCGGAGCCCCCGCAGCTCCACGGCGTGGTCATCATCACCCTCCCTCCCCCCGACCAGCCCTCCAAGGGCAAGACCATCACCGCCTTCACCTACACCGACGAGCCGGGCGCTGGCGCTCCGTCCCCCCCGCATCCGCATAGGGGACCTCCGATGGCTGCCGCGGGGAGGGAGGCCAGGCGATCGAGGCGGGCGGGCTCGccgcggcgggcggcggcgatGGTGCTCGCGCTGGGCGCGCTCGCGCTCGCGGCCTACTACAGCTTCTACTCGGACGTGGCCGTGCAGTTCCTcgggatggaggaggaggaggcgcagaGGGAGAGGAACGAGACCAAGTCGTTCCTGTTCCAGCTCTACCCCAAGGCGCACCAGGGCCGCGGGCTGCGGGAATTCGGCGACATCAAGCTCGCCGCCAAGCGGGTCGATGATGGCGGGAGGAAGGTCACGAAGAAACTGGATGTCAAGGGGGCGGCATCGGCTGGGACCAACTCCACAGTTCTGCTCCCGATTAAGGGCAATGTGTTCCCCGATGG GCAGTATTACACCTCTATCTTTGTTGGCAATCCGCCAAGACCTTATTTCCTTGATGTTGATACTGGAAGCGATTTAACATGGATTCAGTGTGATGCACCATGCACAAACTGTGCCAAA GGACCTCATCCTTTATATAAGCCAGCAAAGGAAAAGATAGTCCCTCCCAGGGATTCGCTATGTCAAGAGTTGCAAGGTGATCAAAACTACTGTgaaacttgcaagcaatgtgactatgaGATTGAATATGCCGATAGAAGCTCGTCTATGGGTGTTCTTGCAAAGGATGACATGCATCTAATCGCTACAAATGGTGGAAGGGAAAAGCTAGACTTTGTATTTGG GTGTGCATATGATCAGCAAGGCCAGCTTTTGTCCTCACCAGCAAAGACTGATGGGATCCTTGGTCTTAGCAGTGCAGCAATAAGCCTTCCTAGTCAGCTGGCCAGCAAAGGAATTATTTCCAACGTTTTCGGTCATTGTATCACTAGAGAAACAAATGGTGGGGGGTACATGTTTCTGGGTGATGATTATGTACCAAGATGGGGCATGACATGGGCTCCTATTCGAGGTGGTCCAGA TAACTTATACCACACAGAAGCCCAGAAAGTAAATTATGGAGATCAGGAGCTGCATGCAGGGAATTCGGTTCAAGTGATTTTTGATAGCGGGAGCTCATATACGTACCTTCCAGAGGAAATGTATAAAAACCTTATTGATGCT ATTAAAGAGGACTCTCCCAGTTTTGTTCAAGATAGCTCAGATACGACATTACCTTTATGCTGGAAAGCTGATTTTTCTGTTAG GTCTTTCTTCAAGCCCTTGAACCTTCATTTTGGGAGAAGATGGTTTGTCGTGCCGAAAACATTCACCATTGTTCCCGATGATTACTTGATCATCAGT GATAAGGGCAATGTTTGTCTGGGGCTGCTAAATGGAACAGAGATCAATCATGGGTCAACCATAATAGTTGGAG ATGTTTCTCTGCGCGGCAAACTAGTTGTGTATGACAATGAGCGGAGGCAGATCGGATGGGCCAATTCAGAGTGCACCAAGCCACAATCACAGAAGGGCTTTCCCTTCTTCCTCTGA